A section of the Leptospira kobayashii genome encodes:
- a CDS encoding c-type cytochrome, translating into MKELWKSIFKRKGIWLLISNLVTALAFVGLLFGDDWDKSNEAKWNTAFMETVSRGEALFHGPELGGNTVQCAMCHPNATNTHPETYPKFQKQIGKVSTLREMINWCIQNPLQGKPLAYDDPKMIALEAYIVYERRNSPLNPGKH; encoded by the coding sequence ATGAAAGAACTTTGGAAATCCATTTTTAAACGAAAGGGAATCTGGTTGCTAATTTCCAACTTGGTAACCGCACTGGCATTTGTCGGTCTATTGTTTGGTGATGATTGGGACAAATCGAACGAAGCGAAATGGAATACCGCTTTTATGGAAACCGTTTCCAGAGGAGAAGCTTTGTTTCACGGTCCTGAGTTAGGAGGCAATACGGTTCAATGCGCCATGTGCCATCCGAATGCAACAAACACTCATCCGGAAACATATCCTAAGTTTCAAAAACAAATAGGAAAAGTATCCACACTGAGAGAGATGATCAATTGGTGCATTCAAAATCCTCTGCAAGGCAAACCGCTTGCATACGATGATCCGAAAATGATCGCTTTGGAAGCTTACATTGTGTATGAAAGAAGGAACTCCCCTCTCAATCCGGGAAAACACTAG